A window of Actinomycetota bacterium genomic DNA:
TACGAGGATAGGTCATTCTCCTTCGTTACCAAGACGCCTCCAGCTTCCATTCTCCTCAAGCAGGCTGCGGGGATAGAAACGGGCTCGGGTGAAGCTGGTCGGCAGAAGGTGGCCACGATCTCCAGAGAAAAAATCAAGGAGATCGCTCAACTCAAAATGCCAGATCTGAATGCAAATAGCATCGAAGCAGCCATGAGGATAATAGAGGGGACCGCGAAAAGCATGGGCATTGAAATTAAGGACTAGTAGGCGAAGGTTGGGGGTTCGAGTCCTCCAGGCCTGCAACTTCAAACGTTGTGGTCTCACTTGCACGATGGAAGGAAGCCAATGAGGGCCCCAACCTTAAGGGGGTTTGGGGGAAGGATTTCCCAAGCTTTTGGGGTACAGCGAACGGAGTGAGCGTCATAGGGGCGGAGCCCTTTGAAGCGAAGCGGGTAAATTTTTGAGACGCCTCACTTTGGATGCCGATATATCGAGGAGGAAAATTGAAAAGAGGGAAGAAGTACCAGGAAGCTTTGAAAAAAATCGATAGAAGTAGGTTATACACGCCGCTGCTGGCAATTAGGTTGTTAAAGGAAAATGCGACTGCGCGCTTCGACGAGACCGCCGAGGTTCACATCAGGTTGGGGGTTGATCCTCGTCAAGCTGATCAACAAGTCCGAGGTACAGTGGTTCTACCACATGGTACGGGGAAAACTGTTCGAGTACTCGTTTTTACTCAAGGTGAAAAAGCAAAGGAAGCTGAAGAAGCGGGAGCGGATTA
This region includes:
- the rplK gene encoding 50S ribosomal protein L11 — translated: MAKKVIGVVKLQIPAGQANPAPPVGPALGQYGVNIMEFCKAYNTQTASQTGTIIPVEITIYEDRSFSFVTKTPPASILLKQAAGIETGSGEAGRQKVATISREKIKEIAQLKMPDLNANSIEAAMRIIEGTAKSMGIEIKD